Proteins from a genomic interval of Rhipicephalus microplus isolate Deutch F79 chromosome 6, USDA_Rmic, whole genome shotgun sequence:
- the LOC119168469 gene encoding sulfotransferase ssu-1-like, with protein MAAKAFHAIRGLYLGKHFPEDTVMSTLAYKPQPDDIFVVSYPKCGTTWVHHIVYNILMNAQEPKDPLDQVLRMPFLEMQGAEAALYAPKPHVLKTHLPFHMSPYSKEAKYIYITRNPYDCCVSFYYHTKQNPPYQFGEGTFDEFLELFLEGRVDFGDYFDNVLSWYEHRNDPNVLFLTYENLREDTTTYVLQIAGFISQEREKKLKENPELLQGVLEKSSLEYMKRNISDSRQAPRRGFGNSPQMDSLRPELLKGLHNVMAFTKLRRTGHFVRKGQVGDWRNHFSQGQIERMKRKIYKTRAGPELMALWRDTDIP; from the coding sequence ATGGCTGCAAAGGCCTTCCATGCCATCAGGGGCCTTTACCTCGGCAAGCACTTTCCAGAGGACACTGTAATGTCAACGCTGGCGTACAAGCCGCAGCCGGACGACATATTCGTCGTCAGCTACCCAAAATGTGGAACCACTTGGGTGCATCACATCGTCTACAACATCCTCATGAACGCCCAGGAACCTAAAGATCCCTTAGATCAAGTACTGCGAATGCCTTTTTTAGAGATGCAAGGCGCCGAAGCCGCCCTCTACGCGCCGAAACCACACGTCTTAAAGACCCACTTGCCTTTCCACATGAGCCCTTACTCCAAAGAGGCGAAGTACATCTATATCACGAGAAACCCTTATGACTGCTGCGTGTCGTTTTACTACCACACGAAGCAAAATCCACCGTATCAATTCGGGGAAGGCACTTTCGATGAGTTTCTTGAACTCTTTCTAGAAGGGCGAGTCGATTTTGGAGACTACTTTGACAACGTTCTTTCATGGTACGAGCATAGAAATGACCCTAATGTGCTTTTTCTAACATACGAAAACCTCAGAGAAGACACGACAACGTATGTCCTTCAAATTGCTGGTTTCATCAGccaagaaagagagaagaagcTAAAAGAAAATCCCGAGCTGCTGCAGGGCGTCTTGGAGAAGTCCAGCTTGGAATACATGAAGCGAAATATTAGCGACAGTCGGCAGGCTCCCAGACGAGGTTTCGGCAACTCACCACAGATGGACTCTCTCAGACCAGAGCTTCTTAAAGGACTTCATAATGTGATGGCGTTTACGAAGCTACGCAGGACTGGCCACTTTGTTCGCAAGGGCCAAGTAGGTGATTGGAGGAATCACTTCTCGCAGGGGCAGATAGAACGGATGAAACGAAAAATTTACAAGACAAGGGCTGGGCCAGAGCTCATGGCTTTGTGGAGAGACACAGACATTCCTTAA
- the LOC119168468 gene encoding amine sulfotransferase isoform X1, translating to MLVESSAPVTPRAEVSRQHIMATDVFRNIEGLHIGKHFSDDAILSTLAYKPRPGDLFLVSYPKAGSTWTQHIMYNILMNAENPTNPFDLLMRFPCLDLQGAEAAVYAPQPSAFKSHLPFNKIPYSPEAKYVYIARNPYDTCVSFYYHTKHIPAYRFQDGTFDKFFELFMQGQVEFGDYFQNVISWYEHQNDSNVLFLTFEELKQDTKNCILKIAAFMGPQWQNKLKENPDLINRILEKTSLAHMKMLFHHDPQRTPLSKSPMLSTVRPEIIKGVLNFVALMETPMTGEFVRKGKVGDWRNHFTPEQIQRMKDRIAEISVVSDFMTLWKDADIP from the exons aTGCTTGTTGAATCATCGGCTCCAGTGACACCCCGTG CTGAAGTCAGCAGACAGCACATCATGGCAACGGACGTCTTCAGGAACATTGAAGGACTCCACATCGGCAAGCATTTCTCGGACGATGCGATACTTTCAACATTGGCGTACAAACCACGGCCGGGCGACCTTTTTCTGGTGAGCTATCCAAAGGCAGGATCCACGTGGACTCAGCACATCATGTACAACATCCTCATGAACGCCGAAAACCCTACAAACCCTTTCGACCTCCTCATGCGGTTCCCCTGCCTCGACTTGCAAGGAGCAGAAGCGGCCGTGTACGCGCCGCAACCTAGCGCTTTCAAGAGCCACCTGCCATTCAACAAGATACCGTACTCTCCAGAAGCAAAGTACGTGTACATTGCGAGAAACCCGTACGACACGTGCGTCTCCTTCTACTACCACACTAAGCACATCCCTGCGTACCGTTTTCAAGATGGGACATTTGACAAGTTCTTTGAACTCTTCATGCAGGGCCAGGTGGAGTTCGGTGATTACTTCCAAAATGTCATATCTTGGTACGAACACCAAAACGACTCAAACGTCCTCTTCTTGACCTTCGAAGAGCTTAAGCAGGACACTAAGAATTGCATTCTCAAGATCGCCGCTTTCATGGGACCGCAGTGGCAGAACAAGCTCAAAGAAAATCCCGACCTCATCAACCGGATTCTAGAGAAGACTAGCCTGGCCCATATGAAGATGCTGTTCCATCACGATCCACAGAGGACGCCCCTGAGCAAGTCCCCTATGCTAAGCACTGTTCGTCCGGAGATCATCAAGGGTGTTCTCAATTTCGTAGCTCTAATGGAGACTCCCATGACAGGCGAATTTGTTCGAAAGGGTAAAGTGGGAGACTGGAGAAACCACTTCACTCCTGAACAGATTCAGCGGATGAAAGACAGAATAGCCGAAATATCGGTGGTGTCTGATTTTATGACTCTTTGG
- the LOC119168468 gene encoding sulfotransferase ssu-1 isoform X2 — translation MATDVFRNIEGLHIGKHFSDDAILSTLAYKPRPGDLFLVSYPKAGSTWTQHIMYNILMNAENPTNPFDLLMRFPCLDLQGAEAAVYAPQPSAFKSHLPFNKIPYSPEAKYVYIARNPYDTCVSFYYHTKHIPAYRFQDGTFDKFFELFMQGQVEFGDYFQNVISWYEHQNDSNVLFLTFEELKQDTKNCILKIAAFMGPQWQNKLKENPDLINRILEKTSLAHMKMLFHHDPQRTPLSKSPMLSTVRPEIIKGVLNFVALMETPMTGEFVRKGKVGDWRNHFTPEQIQRMKDRIAEISVVSDFMTLWKDADIP, via the coding sequence ATGGCAACGGACGTCTTCAGGAACATTGAAGGACTCCACATCGGCAAGCATTTCTCGGACGATGCGATACTTTCAACATTGGCGTACAAACCACGGCCGGGCGACCTTTTTCTGGTGAGCTATCCAAAGGCAGGATCCACGTGGACTCAGCACATCATGTACAACATCCTCATGAACGCCGAAAACCCTACAAACCCTTTCGACCTCCTCATGCGGTTCCCCTGCCTCGACTTGCAAGGAGCAGAAGCGGCCGTGTACGCGCCGCAACCTAGCGCTTTCAAGAGCCACCTGCCATTCAACAAGATACCGTACTCTCCAGAAGCAAAGTACGTGTACATTGCGAGAAACCCGTACGACACGTGCGTCTCCTTCTACTACCACACTAAGCACATCCCTGCGTACCGTTTTCAAGATGGGACATTTGACAAGTTCTTTGAACTCTTCATGCAGGGCCAGGTGGAGTTCGGTGATTACTTCCAAAATGTCATATCTTGGTACGAACACCAAAACGACTCAAACGTCCTCTTCTTGACCTTCGAAGAGCTTAAGCAGGACACTAAGAATTGCATTCTCAAGATCGCCGCTTTCATGGGACCGCAGTGGCAGAACAAGCTCAAAGAAAATCCCGACCTCATCAACCGGATTCTAGAGAAGACTAGCCTGGCCCATATGAAGATGCTGTTCCATCACGATCCACAGAGGACGCCCCTGAGCAAGTCCCCTATGCTAAGCACTGTTCGTCCGGAGATCATCAAGGGTGTTCTCAATTTCGTAGCTCTAATGGAGACTCCCATGACAGGCGAATTTGTTCGAAAGGGTAAAGTGGGAGACTGGAGAAACCACTTCACTCCTGAACAGATTCAGCGGATGAAAGACAGAATAGCCGAAATATCGGTGGTGTCTGATTTTATGACTCTTTGG